A section of the Piliocolobus tephrosceles isolate RC106 chromosome 14, ASM277652v3, whole genome shotgun sequence genome encodes:
- the MIGA2 gene encoding mitoguardin 2 isoform X2 has protein sequence MLIGQKRVGLALGHASDGLGLVAQLQGKETLPFRSDGIPALWRGPLVCVFLSFWGVDGAQDAAGNQLKTFSLEALGPEDFAWGIGPAMAFRRAEGTSMIQALAMTVAEIPVFLYTTFGQSAFSQLRLTPGLRKVLFATALGTVALALAAHQLKRRRRRKKQAGPEMGGEQLGTVPLPILLARKVPSVKKGYSSRRVQSPSSKSNDTLSGISSIEPSKHSGSSHSVASMVAVNSSSPTAACSGPWDARGMEESLTTSDGNAESLYMQGMELFEEALQKWEQALSVGQRGDSGSTPTPRDGLRNPETASEPLSEPESQRKEFAEKLESLLHRAYHLQEEFGSTFPADSMLLDLERTLMLPLTEGSLRLRADDEDSLTSEDSFFSATELFESLQTGDYPIPLSRPAAAYEEALQLVKEGKVLCRTLRTELLGCYSDQDFLAKLHCVRQAFEGLLEDKSNQLFFGKVGRQMVTGLMTKAEKSPKGFLESYEEMLSYALRPETWATTRLELEGRGVVCMSFFDIVLDFILMDAFEDLENPPASVLAVLRNRWLSDSFKETALATACWSVLKAKRRLLMVPDGFISHFYSVSEHVSPVLAFGFLGPKPQLAEVCAFFKHQIVQYLRDMFDLDNVRYTSVPALADDILQLSRRRSEILLGYLGVPVASSAGLNGTLPRENGPLGELP, from the exons ATGCTCATTGGCCAGAAACGGGTGGGCCTGGCGCTAGGCCACGCCTCCGACGGCCTCGGTTTGGTTGCGCAGCTGCAGGGGAAGGAGACGCTGCCCTTCCGTAGCGATGGGATCCCGG CTCTGTGGAGGGGCCCTCTGGTATGTGTGTTCCTGTCCTTCTGGGGCGTGGATGGTGCCCAGGACGCAGCTGGCAACCAGTTGAAGACGTTCTCCTTGGAAGCTCTTGGCCCTGAGGACTTTGCCTGGGGCATTGGCCCTGCCATGGCATTCCGGAGGGCCGAGGGCACGTCCATGATCCAGGCCCTGGCCATGACGGTGGCCGAGATCCCCGTGTTCCTGTACACGACGTTTGGGCAG TCTGCATTTTCCCAGCTACGGTTGACGCCAGGCCTGCGGAAAGTCCTCTTTGCCACGGCCCTGGGGActgtggccctggccctggctgcCCACCAGCTGAAGAGGCGACGGAGAAGGAAGAAGCAGGCTGGTCCCGAGATGGGAGGGGagcagctgggcacggtgccgCTCCCTATCCTCTTGGCCAGGAAGGTCCCTTCAGTGAAGAAAG GATACTCCAGCCGGAGAGTCCAGAGCCCCAGCAGCAAGAGCAACGACACCCTGAGTGGCATCTCTTCCATTGAGCCCAGCAAGCACTCGGGCTCCTCCCACAGCGTGGCCTCG ATGGTGGCAGTGAACTCATCCAGCCCCACAGCCGCGTGCTCGGGACCATGGGATGCCAGAGGGATGGAGGAGTCTCTGACCACCAGTGATGGCAACGCAGAGAGTCTGTATATGCAAG GCATGGAGCTGTTCGAGGAAGCTCTGcagaagtgggagcaggcactgaGCGTGGGCCAGCGTGGGGACAGCGGCAGCACGCCCACGCCCAGGGACGGCCTCCGGAACCCGGAGACTGCATCAGAGCCACTGTCTGAG CCAGAGTCACAGCGGAAGGAGTTTGCAGAGAAGCTGGAGTCCCTGCTGCACCGCGCCTACCACCTGCAGGAGGAGTTCGGCTCCACCTTCCCCGCGGACAGCATGCTGCTAGACCTCG AGAGGACCCTCATGCTGCCCCTGACTGAGGGCTCGCTGCGGCTGCGGGCAGACGATGAGGACAGCCTGACCTCAGAGGATTCCTTCTTCTCTGCCACCGAG CTCTTTGAGTCCCTGCAGACCGGGGATTACCCGATCCCACTCTCCAGACCCGCTGCTGCCTACGAGGAGGCCCTGCAGCTGGTGAAGGAGGGGAAAGTGCTCTGCCGGACCCTCAG GACGGAGCTGCTGGGCTGCTACAGCGACCAGGACTTTCTGGCCAAGCTGCACTGTGTGCGGCAGGCCTTTGAG gGGCTTCTGGAAGACAAGAGTAACCAGCTTTTCTTCGGGAAAGTGGGCCGACAGATGGTGACAGGCCTGATGACCAAGGCTGAGAAG AGCCCCAAAGGCTTCCTGGAGAGCTACGAGGAGATGCTGAGCTATGCCCTACGGCCCGAGACCTGGGCCACAACACGGCTGGAGCTGGAGGGCCGAGGG GTGGTGTGCATGAGCTTCTTCGACATCGTGCTGGACTTTATCCTCATGGACGCCTTTGAGGACCTGGAGAACCCCCCGGCCTCGGTGCTCGCCGTCCTGCGGAACCGCTGGCTGTCAGACAGCTTCAAGGAGACG GCCTTGGCCACTGCTTGCTGGTCGGTCCTGAAAGCCAAGAGGAGGCTGCTGATG GTGCCCGACGGCTTCATCTCCCATTTCTACTCCGTATCGGAGCATGTGAGCCCTGTCCTAGCCTTCGGCTTCCTTGGACCCAAGCCTCAGCTCGCTGAAGTCTGTGCTTTCTTCAAG CACCAGATTGTGCAGTACCTGAGGGACATGTTTGACCTGGACAATGTGCGCTACACGTCAGTGCCCGCGCTGGCAGACGACATCCTGCAGCTGTCCCGGCGCCGCAGCGAGATCCTGCTGGGGTACCTGGGGGTGCCCGTGGCCAGCAGCGCAGGCCTGAATGGGACGCTGCCCCGAGAGAACGGGCCCCTGGGGGAGCTGCCATAG
- the MIGA2 gene encoding mitoguardin 2 isoform X3, producing MEGAGVLAVSGARGYLALWRGPLVCVFLSFWGVDGAQDAAGNQLKTFSLEALGPEDFAWGIGPAMAFRRAEGTSMIQALAMTVAEIPVFLYTTFGQSAFSQLRLTPGLRKVLFATALGTVALALAAHQLKRRRRRKKQAGPEMGGEQLGTVPLPILLARKVPSVKKGYSSRRVQSPSSKSNDTLSGISSIEPSKHSGSSHSVASMVAVNSSSPTAACSGPWDARGMEESLTTSDGNAESLYMQGMELFEEALQKWEQALSVGQRGDSGSTPTPRDGLRNPETASEPLSEPESQRKEFAEKLESLLHRAYHLQEEFGSTFPADSMLLDLERTLMLPLTEGSLRLRADDEDSLTSEDSFFSATELFESLQTGDYPIPLSRPAAAYEEALQLVKEGKVLCRTLRTELLGCYSDQDFLAKLHCVRQAFEGLLEDKSNQLFFGKVGRQMVTGLMTKAEKSPKGFLESYEEMLSYALRPETWATTRLELEGRGVVCMSFFDIVLDFILMDAFEDLENPPASVLAVLRNRWLSDSFKETALATACWSVLKAKRRLLMVPDGFISHFYSVSEHVSPVLAFGFLGPKPQLAEVCAFFKHQIVQYLRDMFDLDNVRYTSVPALADDILQLSRRRSEILLGYLGVPVASSAGLNGTLPRENGPLGELP from the exons ATGGAAGGAGCAGGTGTGCTGGCCGTGAGCGGCGCCAGAGGGTACTTGG CTCTGTGGAGGGGCCCTCTGGTATGTGTGTTCCTGTCCTTCTGGGGCGTGGATGGTGCCCAGGACGCAGCTGGCAACCAGTTGAAGACGTTCTCCTTGGAAGCTCTTGGCCCTGAGGACTTTGCCTGGGGCATTGGCCCTGCCATGGCATTCCGGAGGGCCGAGGGCACGTCCATGATCCAGGCCCTGGCCATGACGGTGGCCGAGATCCCCGTGTTCCTGTACACGACGTTTGGGCAG TCTGCATTTTCCCAGCTACGGTTGACGCCAGGCCTGCGGAAAGTCCTCTTTGCCACGGCCCTGGGGActgtggccctggccctggctgcCCACCAGCTGAAGAGGCGACGGAGAAGGAAGAAGCAGGCTGGTCCCGAGATGGGAGGGGagcagctgggcacggtgccgCTCCCTATCCTCTTGGCCAGGAAGGTCCCTTCAGTGAAGAAAG GATACTCCAGCCGGAGAGTCCAGAGCCCCAGCAGCAAGAGCAACGACACCCTGAGTGGCATCTCTTCCATTGAGCCCAGCAAGCACTCGGGCTCCTCCCACAGCGTGGCCTCG ATGGTGGCAGTGAACTCATCCAGCCCCACAGCCGCGTGCTCGGGACCATGGGATGCCAGAGGGATGGAGGAGTCTCTGACCACCAGTGATGGCAACGCAGAGAGTCTGTATATGCAAG GCATGGAGCTGTTCGAGGAAGCTCTGcagaagtgggagcaggcactgaGCGTGGGCCAGCGTGGGGACAGCGGCAGCACGCCCACGCCCAGGGACGGCCTCCGGAACCCGGAGACTGCATCAGAGCCACTGTCTGAG CCAGAGTCACAGCGGAAGGAGTTTGCAGAGAAGCTGGAGTCCCTGCTGCACCGCGCCTACCACCTGCAGGAGGAGTTCGGCTCCACCTTCCCCGCGGACAGCATGCTGCTAGACCTCG AGAGGACCCTCATGCTGCCCCTGACTGAGGGCTCGCTGCGGCTGCGGGCAGACGATGAGGACAGCCTGACCTCAGAGGATTCCTTCTTCTCTGCCACCGAG CTCTTTGAGTCCCTGCAGACCGGGGATTACCCGATCCCACTCTCCAGACCCGCTGCTGCCTACGAGGAGGCCCTGCAGCTGGTGAAGGAGGGGAAAGTGCTCTGCCGGACCCTCAG GACGGAGCTGCTGGGCTGCTACAGCGACCAGGACTTTCTGGCCAAGCTGCACTGTGTGCGGCAGGCCTTTGAG gGGCTTCTGGAAGACAAGAGTAACCAGCTTTTCTTCGGGAAAGTGGGCCGACAGATGGTGACAGGCCTGATGACCAAGGCTGAGAAG AGCCCCAAAGGCTTCCTGGAGAGCTACGAGGAGATGCTGAGCTATGCCCTACGGCCCGAGACCTGGGCCACAACACGGCTGGAGCTGGAGGGCCGAGGG GTGGTGTGCATGAGCTTCTTCGACATCGTGCTGGACTTTATCCTCATGGACGCCTTTGAGGACCTGGAGAACCCCCCGGCCTCGGTGCTCGCCGTCCTGCGGAACCGCTGGCTGTCAGACAGCTTCAAGGAGACG GCCTTGGCCACTGCTTGCTGGTCGGTCCTGAAAGCCAAGAGGAGGCTGCTGATG GTGCCCGACGGCTTCATCTCCCATTTCTACTCCGTATCGGAGCATGTGAGCCCTGTCCTAGCCTTCGGCTTCCTTGGACCCAAGCCTCAGCTCGCTGAAGTCTGTGCTTTCTTCAAG CACCAGATTGTGCAGTACCTGAGGGACATGTTTGACCTGGACAATGTGCGCTACACGTCAGTGCCCGCGCTGGCAGACGACATCCTGCAGCTGTCCCGGCGCCGCAGCGAGATCCTGCTGGGGTACCTGGGGGTGCCCGTGGCCAGCAGCGCAGGCCTGAATGGGACGCTGCCCCGAGAGAACGGGCCCCTGGGGGAGCTGCCATAG
- the MIGA2 gene encoding mitoguardin 2 isoform X1 has protein sequence MLIGQKRVGLALGHASDGLGLVAQLQGKETLPFRSDGIPALWRGPLVCVFLSFWGVDGAQDAAGNQLKTFSLEALGPEDFAWGIGPAMAFRRAEGTSMIQALAMTVAEIPVFLYTTFGQSAFSQLRLTPGLRKVLFATALGTVALALAAHQLKRRRRRKKQAGPEMGGEQLGTVPLPILLARKVPSVKKAQRRLSKEAGKQVDLILGLSGYSSRRVQSPSSKSNDTLSGISSIEPSKHSGSSHSVASMVAVNSSSPTAACSGPWDARGMEESLTTSDGNAESLYMQGMELFEEALQKWEQALSVGQRGDSGSTPTPRDGLRNPETASEPLSEPESQRKEFAEKLESLLHRAYHLQEEFGSTFPADSMLLDLERTLMLPLTEGSLRLRADDEDSLTSEDSFFSATELFESLQTGDYPIPLSRPAAAYEEALQLVKEGKVLCRTLRTELLGCYSDQDFLAKLHCVRQAFEGLLEDKSNQLFFGKVGRQMVTGLMTKAEKSPKGFLESYEEMLSYALRPETWATTRLELEGRGVVCMSFFDIVLDFILMDAFEDLENPPASVLAVLRNRWLSDSFKETALATACWSVLKAKRRLLMVPDGFISHFYSVSEHVSPVLAFGFLGPKPQLAEVCAFFKHQIVQYLRDMFDLDNVRYTSVPALADDILQLSRRRSEILLGYLGVPVASSAGLNGTLPRENGPLGELP, from the exons ATGCTCATTGGCCAGAAACGGGTGGGCCTGGCGCTAGGCCACGCCTCCGACGGCCTCGGTTTGGTTGCGCAGCTGCAGGGGAAGGAGACGCTGCCCTTCCGTAGCGATGGGATCCCGG CTCTGTGGAGGGGCCCTCTGGTATGTGTGTTCCTGTCCTTCTGGGGCGTGGATGGTGCCCAGGACGCAGCTGGCAACCAGTTGAAGACGTTCTCCTTGGAAGCTCTTGGCCCTGAGGACTTTGCCTGGGGCATTGGCCCTGCCATGGCATTCCGGAGGGCCGAGGGCACGTCCATGATCCAGGCCCTGGCCATGACGGTGGCCGAGATCCCCGTGTTCCTGTACACGACGTTTGGGCAG TCTGCATTTTCCCAGCTACGGTTGACGCCAGGCCTGCGGAAAGTCCTCTTTGCCACGGCCCTGGGGActgtggccctggccctggctgcCCACCAGCTGAAGAGGCGACGGAGAAGGAAGAAGCAGGCTGGTCCCGAGATGGGAGGGGagcagctgggcacggtgccgCTCCCTATCCTCTTGGCCAGGAAGGTCCCTTCAGTGAAGAAAG CCCAGAGAAGGCTAAGCAAGGAGGCAGGAAAGCAGGTGGACCTCATTCTCGGCTTATCTG GATACTCCAGCCGGAGAGTCCAGAGCCCCAGCAGCAAGAGCAACGACACCCTGAGTGGCATCTCTTCCATTGAGCCCAGCAAGCACTCGGGCTCCTCCCACAGCGTGGCCTCG ATGGTGGCAGTGAACTCATCCAGCCCCACAGCCGCGTGCTCGGGACCATGGGATGCCAGAGGGATGGAGGAGTCTCTGACCACCAGTGATGGCAACGCAGAGAGTCTGTATATGCAAG GCATGGAGCTGTTCGAGGAAGCTCTGcagaagtgggagcaggcactgaGCGTGGGCCAGCGTGGGGACAGCGGCAGCACGCCCACGCCCAGGGACGGCCTCCGGAACCCGGAGACTGCATCAGAGCCACTGTCTGAG CCAGAGTCACAGCGGAAGGAGTTTGCAGAGAAGCTGGAGTCCCTGCTGCACCGCGCCTACCACCTGCAGGAGGAGTTCGGCTCCACCTTCCCCGCGGACAGCATGCTGCTAGACCTCG AGAGGACCCTCATGCTGCCCCTGACTGAGGGCTCGCTGCGGCTGCGGGCAGACGATGAGGACAGCCTGACCTCAGAGGATTCCTTCTTCTCTGCCACCGAG CTCTTTGAGTCCCTGCAGACCGGGGATTACCCGATCCCACTCTCCAGACCCGCTGCTGCCTACGAGGAGGCCCTGCAGCTGGTGAAGGAGGGGAAAGTGCTCTGCCGGACCCTCAG GACGGAGCTGCTGGGCTGCTACAGCGACCAGGACTTTCTGGCCAAGCTGCACTGTGTGCGGCAGGCCTTTGAG gGGCTTCTGGAAGACAAGAGTAACCAGCTTTTCTTCGGGAAAGTGGGCCGACAGATGGTGACAGGCCTGATGACCAAGGCTGAGAAG AGCCCCAAAGGCTTCCTGGAGAGCTACGAGGAGATGCTGAGCTATGCCCTACGGCCCGAGACCTGGGCCACAACACGGCTGGAGCTGGAGGGCCGAGGG GTGGTGTGCATGAGCTTCTTCGACATCGTGCTGGACTTTATCCTCATGGACGCCTTTGAGGACCTGGAGAACCCCCCGGCCTCGGTGCTCGCCGTCCTGCGGAACCGCTGGCTGTCAGACAGCTTCAAGGAGACG GCCTTGGCCACTGCTTGCTGGTCGGTCCTGAAAGCCAAGAGGAGGCTGCTGATG GTGCCCGACGGCTTCATCTCCCATTTCTACTCCGTATCGGAGCATGTGAGCCCTGTCCTAGCCTTCGGCTTCCTTGGACCCAAGCCTCAGCTCGCTGAAGTCTGTGCTTTCTTCAAG CACCAGATTGTGCAGTACCTGAGGGACATGTTTGACCTGGACAATGTGCGCTACACGTCAGTGCCCGCGCTGGCAGACGACATCCTGCAGCTGTCCCGGCGCCGCAGCGAGATCCTGCTGGGGTACCTGGGGGTGCCCGTGGCCAGCAGCGCAGGCCTGAATGGGACGCTGCCCCGAGAGAACGGGCCCCTGGGGGAGCTGCCATAG
- the MIGA2 gene encoding mitoguardin 2 isoform X4 — translation MLIGQKRVGLALGHASDGLGLVAQLQGKETLPFRSDGIPALWRGPLVCVFLSFWGVDGAQDAAGNQLKTFSLEALGPEDFAWGIGPAMAFRRAEGTSMIQALAMTVAEIPVFLYTTFGQSAFSQLRLTPGLRKVLFATALGTVALALAAHQLKRRRRRKKQAGPEMGGEQLGTVPLPILLARKVPSVKKAQRRLSKEAGKQVDLILGLSGYSSRRVQSPSSKSNDTLSGISSIEPSKHSGSSHSVASMVAVNSSSPTAACSGPWDARGMEESLTTSDGNAESLYMQGMELFEEALQKWEQALSVGQRGDSGSTPTPRDGLRNPETASEPLSEPESQRKEFAEKLESLLHRAYHLQEEFGSTFPADSMLLDLERTLMLPLTEGSLRLRADDEDSLTSEDSFFSATELFESLQTGDYPIPLSRPAAAYEEALQLVKEGKVLCRTLRTELLGCYSDQDFLAKLHCVRQAFEGLLEDKSNQLFFGKVGRQMVTGLMTKAEKSPKGFLESYEEMLSYALRPETWATTRLELEGRGVVCMSFFDIVLDFILMDAFEDLENPPASVLAVLRNRWLSDSFKETKRRLRLREDPAVRLESRFKFRPWPLLAGRS, via the exons ATGCTCATTGGCCAGAAACGGGTGGGCCTGGCGCTAGGCCACGCCTCCGACGGCCTCGGTTTGGTTGCGCAGCTGCAGGGGAAGGAGACGCTGCCCTTCCGTAGCGATGGGATCCCGG CTCTGTGGAGGGGCCCTCTGGTATGTGTGTTCCTGTCCTTCTGGGGCGTGGATGGTGCCCAGGACGCAGCTGGCAACCAGTTGAAGACGTTCTCCTTGGAAGCTCTTGGCCCTGAGGACTTTGCCTGGGGCATTGGCCCTGCCATGGCATTCCGGAGGGCCGAGGGCACGTCCATGATCCAGGCCCTGGCCATGACGGTGGCCGAGATCCCCGTGTTCCTGTACACGACGTTTGGGCAG TCTGCATTTTCCCAGCTACGGTTGACGCCAGGCCTGCGGAAAGTCCTCTTTGCCACGGCCCTGGGGActgtggccctggccctggctgcCCACCAGCTGAAGAGGCGACGGAGAAGGAAGAAGCAGGCTGGTCCCGAGATGGGAGGGGagcagctgggcacggtgccgCTCCCTATCCTCTTGGCCAGGAAGGTCCCTTCAGTGAAGAAAG CCCAGAGAAGGCTAAGCAAGGAGGCAGGAAAGCAGGTGGACCTCATTCTCGGCTTATCTG GATACTCCAGCCGGAGAGTCCAGAGCCCCAGCAGCAAGAGCAACGACACCCTGAGTGGCATCTCTTCCATTGAGCCCAGCAAGCACTCGGGCTCCTCCCACAGCGTGGCCTCG ATGGTGGCAGTGAACTCATCCAGCCCCACAGCCGCGTGCTCGGGACCATGGGATGCCAGAGGGATGGAGGAGTCTCTGACCACCAGTGATGGCAACGCAGAGAGTCTGTATATGCAAG GCATGGAGCTGTTCGAGGAAGCTCTGcagaagtgggagcaggcactgaGCGTGGGCCAGCGTGGGGACAGCGGCAGCACGCCCACGCCCAGGGACGGCCTCCGGAACCCGGAGACTGCATCAGAGCCACTGTCTGAG CCAGAGTCACAGCGGAAGGAGTTTGCAGAGAAGCTGGAGTCCCTGCTGCACCGCGCCTACCACCTGCAGGAGGAGTTCGGCTCCACCTTCCCCGCGGACAGCATGCTGCTAGACCTCG AGAGGACCCTCATGCTGCCCCTGACTGAGGGCTCGCTGCGGCTGCGGGCAGACGATGAGGACAGCCTGACCTCAGAGGATTCCTTCTTCTCTGCCACCGAG CTCTTTGAGTCCCTGCAGACCGGGGATTACCCGATCCCACTCTCCAGACCCGCTGCTGCCTACGAGGAGGCCCTGCAGCTGGTGAAGGAGGGGAAAGTGCTCTGCCGGACCCTCAG GACGGAGCTGCTGGGCTGCTACAGCGACCAGGACTTTCTGGCCAAGCTGCACTGTGTGCGGCAGGCCTTTGAG gGGCTTCTGGAAGACAAGAGTAACCAGCTTTTCTTCGGGAAAGTGGGCCGACAGATGGTGACAGGCCTGATGACCAAGGCTGAGAAG AGCCCCAAAGGCTTCCTGGAGAGCTACGAGGAGATGCTGAGCTATGCCCTACGGCCCGAGACCTGGGCCACAACACGGCTGGAGCTGGAGGGCCGAGGG GTGGTGTGCATGAGCTTCTTCGACATCGTGCTGGACTTTATCCTCATGGACGCCTTTGAGGACCTGGAGAACCCCCCGGCCTCGGTGCTCGCCGTCCTGCGGAACCGCTGGCTGTCAGACAGCTTCAAGGAGACG aagaggagactgaggctcagagaagatcCAGCAGTAAGATTAGAGTCAAGATTCAAGTTTAG GCCTTGGCCACTGCTTGCTGGTCGGTCCTGA